The proteins below are encoded in one region of Candidatus Deferrimicrobium sp.:
- the pal gene encoding peptidoglycan-associated lipoprotein Pal yields the protein MKGTRSWKWAVLVLSVAALVAVGCAKKQTVKSEGAQGAPGAAAPGEAPVKEAPPPPVKVAPAPPAEAPGVAVTEEKPSQFDDVRFDFDKSEVKEDGRKTSQVVANYMKKNPKAKLLIEGHCDERGTAEYNMALGERRAAAVMSYLVSLGVSKGALSTVSFGKEKPLDPGHNEEAWAKNRRAHFVLK from the coding sequence ATGAAGGGTACACGTTCCTGGAAGTGGGCCGTGTTGGTGTTGTCCGTTGCGGCCCTTGTGGCGGTGGGGTGCGCTAAGAAGCAGACGGTGAAGTCCGAAGGCGCCCAGGGTGCTCCGGGAGCGGCCGCGCCCGGCGAAGCGCCCGTGAAGGAGGCGCCCCCTCCCCCCGTGAAGGTCGCCCCGGCGCCGCCCGCGGAGGCGCCTGGAGTCGCGGTCACCGAGGAAAAGCCTTCGCAGTTCGACGACGTCCGGTTCGACTTCGATAAGTCGGAAGTAAAAGAGGACGGCCGCAAGACATCCCAGGTCGTGGCCAACTACATGAAGAAAAATCCCAAGGCGAAGCTTCTGATCGAGGGGCATTGCGACGAGCGCGGCACCGCGGAATACAACATGGCGCTGGGCGAACGTCGCGCGGCGGCCGTCATGAGCTACCTCGTGTCCCTCGGCGTTTCAAAGGGGGCGCTCTCAACGGTCAGCTTCGGCAAGGAAAAGCCGCTGGATCCGGGTCACAACGAGGAAGCGTGGGCGAAGAACCGCCGCGCGCACTTCGTACTGAAGTAA